GGAGAAGCCGCAAAGGAAGAGGCGGGTTAGGGGAGACAAAATGCGCGTGAAAAAGCATGCTCACAGAAGATAGTCCAATGATAAAACACCATGACGAAGGAACAGATGTATGAACAGTAACAAATCATCTGAAACAAAAGCAGTCGACCGGGAGTTTGTCATCTCGCGGGTCTTCGATGCCCCGCGCGAACTCGTGTTCAAAGCCTAGACCGAAGCCGACCATCTGGCGAACTGGTGGGGGCCCAAGGGATTCGAGACGCGTGTCCGCAAGCTGAACCTTCGACCCGGTGGCGTTTTTCACTATTCAATGAAATTGCCCGATGGCCAACTCATGTTGGGCAAGTTCCTCTATCGCGAAATTGTCGCTCCTGAACGACTCGTATATGTGGTCTCATTCTCTGATGAGCAGGAGGGGATAGTCCGGAGCCCGTTCGGTCCCACCTGGCCTCTGGAGATGCTGAACGCAGTGACCTTTTCGGAACAAGGGATTCGGACGGCCGTCACTCTTCGCGGAAAAGCCATCAATGCGACAGAGGAAGAACGTAGAACCTTCGAGGCCGGGTTCACATCCATGAAGCAGGGCTTTACAGGGACATTGGATCAGCTTGAACAATACCTGTCAACCATGAGTAAGGGGTAACTCGAATGAAAGCGACCTCCAACGAACTCGTCATTACCCGTATCTTCGAAGCGCCGCGCGAACTGGTATGGAAAGCCTGGACCGAACCCAAGCAGTTCATGCGCTGGTGGGGACCACAGGGGTTCACTAACACGTTTCACGAGTTTGACCTGCGTCCCGGTGGCTATTGGCGGTTTATCATGCACGGTCCCGACGGTTCCAGCTACGAAAACGAGTCTGTCTTTGTCGAAGTCTCGAGGCCGGAGCGCATAGTCTTCAGACATATATCGGCGCCGCATTTTTTGATGACGATTACGTTGGATAACCAGGCAGGCAAGACGAAAATCACCTGGCATATGTTGTTCGAGTCTGTCACCGAACGGAACAATATCGCCAAGTATGCCCTTGACGCGAACGAGCAGAATCTGGACCGACTCGAAGCGCATCTGGCCGCGATGACGGTGCAACATGAATGACATTTACGAAGGAGACCGAACTTGAACGCTGAACGGACTAAGAATGTCGCCGCCGACACATCGGACCGCGAGATCACCGCTACGCGCATCCTTGATGCACCGCGTGACCTCGTTTTTCAGATGTGGACCGATTCAAAGCACCTGGCGAAATGGTGGGGACCGAACGGTTTCACGACCACGACGCACGAGATGGATGTAAGGCCGGGCGGGGTCTGGCGGTTCATCATGCACGGGCCCGATGGCATCGACTATCCAAACAAGATCATCTATCTTGAGGTCGCCAGACCTGAACGCCTTGTGTATAAGCATTCCGGAGACGAAGGAACTGAGCCCGTGAACTTTCATGTGACTGTTACTTTCGCAAGTGTAGGACAAAAAACAAGGCTGACTGTCAGGTCACTCTTTGCAACCGCCGCCGAGCGGGATGAGGTCATCAGAAGATACGGCGCCGATAAGGGTCTGGAACAGACACTCGATCGGCTGGCCGAGCATCTCGTCAAGATGTGAACGCTAAGCCGAACCTACTCACTAAACCGGTGCGAGAAACCCGATCAAGACAGAATTACAACCCAACGGAAAACGGAGCTCACGTATGGAATGGCTTGAAACGTACACCGACCACGCCTACGCCGTATTGCGCATCATGGCGGGATTCATGTTTTCGTTCCATGGCGCCCAGAAGATTCTCGGTGTGCTTAGTGACTACCGACCGGAAATGTGGTCACAGGGCTGGTTCGGCGGGATCATTGAACTGGTAGGGGGGCTCCTTATCATGGTTGGCTTTCAGACCCGGCTGGCGGCGTTTATTTGCAGCGGCACGATGGCCGTGGCGTATTTCCAATTCCATTGGAAACTCCAGTTCGGATCTGCATTCTTTCCAATTGTGAACAAGGGGGAGATGGCGGTGCTCTACTGCTTCACTTTCCTCCTCATTGCATGTCGCGGCGCGGTGAAGTGGGGGATAGACCGAACGCGCTGAGCATTTCAGCGTTCAGACACAATGCCGGTTTGAAGAAATGACCTCATGTAGTCATTGCGAGTCCGAGCGCCTCGCTCGGGCGAAGCAGTCTCGTACCGTGAAAAGTCCCTTGTTCCTCCGGCCGAACCCGCGTAATTTGCTCTCAGCCGGAGTGGTGGAATAGGTAGACACCAGGGACTTAAAAAGCGAATCAGGCGAATCGGATTCTGATTGAGTACCAATGCACTTTGATGGACGGCATGTAGTTGGCCGCAGAAAGTCGTTGGACTGACTTGGATGCAGTTGGGTTGTTTTGGCTCTCGAGTAGTCACAAATTGGTCACACGCCACTTCCCTTGTAGATTTCTCAGTCTCGTTGCTTGAGGCAAATGGGCGGGCACGCCACTGATGCTCACTCGTTGAATGAATCGTGTTCGTTAACTGATCGCAGTGGCCATAAAGGAATGGAATACTATGGGTGCGGCCAGAGATTATACCGTTCAGTATTTTGATGCTCTGAAGGACTATCTGCACGCTGAAAGGGGCATCAGTGGAAAGTTGGAAATCGACCTTAGGAACGTAAATGGGGTGACTATAGATCGTCTTCGTGGGGCAATCCGGGATCTTCTGGAGAGCAGTCTCGCCGATAGTGCGGTCAGGGACATCCGTACTGATACGACTACGAAAATCATAGACCGGAAGATCAGGACAACCGCTGTGGGATTCAGTGATAATCTTGATCTTACCACGAGAATGGGCTTCGTCCTCGGCGAGCAAGTAGTCCTATGGGATGTCCTGATTCCGAGTATCCTTTTCGATCGCAATGGCATCGATCTCAGGTTACTCAAGGACACGACGGAAAATCTGTTGACTTGGTATTCCGTTGCTTCAAAGGGCGGGCTGGTTTATTTGAAACACCCTGCCTTTTGGTCGGACGCCTACAAGAGAGACGTTGCCAAGATAAGGAACATACCCGATGTTCCCAATGATTTCCTAGGGTTGCTCACGGCTGAAGCATTGGCTGAAGAGCATTATGATCTAAGCCCGTATGCGTTCACGCCAGGGACGGTTGAACTGTTCGAATTGCATAAGAAACTGAGACAGAAACCGCCGAGTCAGGCCAATTTGGATAATCAGAGTAGTCTCCGACGATTCTTGCGCTGCGGCTCTGTCTACGCGCTCAGGCATCTGTCACCAGAAGGGTTCTATTCAGTCATCCAAGACGCCGAAGATGTTAGGGGGGATGAGACTTCTCCCATGTATCAGGATGATTGGCGAAAGCAACTCAAAGAGTATCTAGCTTTCGATACCGGTGATTTATCTGAGCCCGAACGAGAGATTCTTCGGGAAAGGAGACTTGACGAACTCGATAAGGTGATGAAGCAGCAGGCCATGATTCTGGAAAGGGAATATATCGGCAATCGTGCGAAAGGTGCCGAGAAGGCAGGGGCTGTCTCCGGGCTATTTGGTTCAATCATGGGATTCTTTGCCCCGATGCCTGCGGCTATCATAAGCACACTGGGCAATGCTTTCCGTGCTTATGGCCGACTCCGAACGGACTTCGGAGACAAGCTTCCAAAGAGGAGAGATGAGTTGATCTTCCAGGTCTTTTTCAACTTTGAGAAGCAGTGGGAGCAAGAGTTGAAAGAGGATTAGAAGAGGGGGCGAGGAGCGATGGCTCGATAATGCTTCAATAGCTACTCCCCTTTTGTCTTGCCAATATCGCCCGACAATCTTATATTTGTCTCGCTAGTTAAGAAAGGAGGTCGTCATGAGTTCATGCAAAGTGAATGGATGCACACACGAGGCAACGCATAAAGGCCTCTGTGGCTTTCATTCCAGTCCGCTGTATGTAAGCGCACTTCCCCCGGACCTTAGAGACGGTTCTGACCCACTGCGACCGAGCGCTCTTCCACCTGATCTGAGGTCATCATTCAATCCAATGGCTCCGAGTTATCTTGTCCTCAAGGGATTGAAGAAGTAAGCCTTTCACCCCGGACTCATAAGTTTTGCGGCAGGCGCCACTCACGATGGGTGGCGCCTTGTTTCATTATTTAGTGCTCTGTACATCGACGTACTTCCAGCGTATACGGGCTGCCTGACCAGATTTGCGGCTGCGCGATTCCGAGCAGCACGGCATTACCCACCCACGCATTTTCCCCTCGCCACAATCGGGCACCAAGAAACACGTCCGGCTTGTCCGCTGTCTTGGGCAGGGTATCACAGAGTCTCAGCGACCCGTCCAAGGTCGTACAAGTCTCCACCTTGACGGGCTTGCGCGCCATGCGGCGACTTGGCCTCCGCTCCGCTGCCGCGAACACTCCGGCTCCTCCACCCCTCTGTGCTGCTGAGTGACGCGGAGAGACAAGCCGGTGTGCGTCTCACCACTTCCCACTCACCACCGGAGAAAGGTTCATCCATATGGACCTGTGCAAAGTGACGCTGCTGGGCGTCGTCGGGGCTGATCCCCGCACCAGCGAGGGCGACGGCGGGCCGACCGCCGTGCTGCGGTTGGCCATCAACCGCGCGGAGCGCGACCGGAAGACCGGCGCGCTCCTCAAGACCACCGACTGGCACGCGGTGGTCACCGTCGGCAAGCTCGCCGAGGTCGTCGGGAAGTACGTCCGCAAGGGCGCCCGGCTCTACGTCGAGGGCACGCTGCGCGCGACGAAGGAGAAGGGCGTCGACGTGCTCGCCCACAACCTCATCATGCTGGGCAGCGCCCGGAAGGCGAAGTAAGCCGACGACGGAGAGGGGGTAACTCCCCCTCTCCGTTTTTTCGTGCTCGGGGAAAACGCTCCCACCCTATGTTGGAGCCAGCCACTGCTGGATTTTCTCCTCAATGCTGTGCTTCGGTCGGCAGTAGCGCATGCGCGACTGCGCGATGATCGCTGCCCGGTGCGCGGGCGTCGGCGCGGGACGCGGGGGTAGCGTCTCCGCGCTGAACGGCTCCGACGTCCGGCCGTCGATGGACAGCCGCACGTACGTCGCGAACTGCGGCAGGCTCTGCAGGTCCACCGCGCCGAAGGTCGGCGCGAATTCTCGGCTGAGGATGGCGGCATCCTCTGCGCCGGTGGCGAAGGCCACCAATGTGCCGGCGTTGCCGAGGATCGCTGACGCGAAGCGCAGCGGCAGCTGCGCGATGAACTGGTTCGCGACACCCGCGAAGTTCAGCCGGTACTTCCGCGCTTCCGAGAGCATCGTCGGGAAATCCTCGGTCGTGAACGACTGCAGCTCGTCGATGTACGCGTAGAAGTCGCGGCGGGTCGCTTCCGGCGCGTGCGCCCGACGCAGCGCCGCGAGGTAGAGTTGCGTGAGGAAGAGCGAGCCCAAGAGCGCTGAGGTATCTTCGCCAATCTTCCCCTTTGCCAAATTCAGCAGGAGAATTTGCCCGTCGTTCAGAATGGCGTCGAAGTCGATCCGCGTCTGCGTCTGCCCGAGGATGTTCCGCGTGAGCGGCGTTGTGAGGAACTGGCCGACCTTGTTCTGAATTGGCGAGATTGTCTCGGTGCGGAACACCTTCGGGTACTGCTCAAACTCCACCTGCCAGAAGCGCCGCACCACCGGGTCGTGCACGGCAGCCACAATCCGCGCGCGGTACACGCCGTCGGTGAGCAAGCGCGGGAGTCCGAGGAGTGTGCTGCCGGGCGCTTCCAGCAGTGCCAAGATTGCATTGCGCAGGACGTACTCTAAGCGCGGCCCCCACGTGTCCGCCCAAATCTTCTTGAACACCTGCACGAGGCCGGATGCCTGGAGCGACCGCTGGCGCGGGTCCGCGCTGTGCAAGACGTTGAAGGCAATCGGGTAGTCGAGGTCGGCGGGATTCACGTAGACCGTCTCGTTCACCCGGCGCGCGGGGATGTGGTCGAGTGCCTGCTCGACGAGGTCGCCGTGGGGGTCGAAAACCGCTACCCCATTCCCCCCTACGAGGTCCTGCACAATGCAGTTGAGGAGCAGCGTCGATTTCCCCATGCCCGTCTTGCCCACAATGTACACGGGCCGCCGCCGGTCGGCGGGCTTCAGCCCGAACCGGCGTCGCACATTGCGGTAGTTTGTCTGGCCGAGGATGGTCAAGGGCGCAGCGTTCATGCGTCCAGCCTAGCCGAAAACGCTCTCCACAGTCAGCGGGGAAAAGTTGCTCGCCCCGGCAATTGCGGGTCTCTACCGCTCGCGTACCCTCACTCCCACGGCGGCAGAGCGAAATCGCACGCTCGCGCCGCACGCACCTTCACAAACTATCCAAAAGACGAAAGGAGAGTATCCCATGCACGACGGGAACGGTCTCGTCCGCACCATCGAGATCAAGGACAAGCACGGGCGGGTTGTCGAGATCAAGGAGGTTGTCACGTACGCTGGCCTCCTCAACCGCGCCCACCAGGAAGGCCTCAAATCGATACGCACGAGGCTGGTGCAACGGCCTTCCGCGGAGAACGAGATGACCGCGATTTCCCTCGCAGAGGTCGTGACGGACAAAGGCGTGTTCCGCGACTACGGCGACGCGAACCCCACGAACGTCACCGCGCGCATCGCGCCGCACATCATCCGCATGTCGGTGACGCGTGCGAAAGCGCGGGCGCTCCGGGACGCCATCAACGTCGGGGTCATGTCGCTGGAGGAACTCGGGCAGGAGTACGTCAACGGCAACGGCCACGCGGTGGAGGGGAACGGTTCGACGCGCGCCCGCCGGGCGGACGGCGACCGCCCGCTCACGGACAACCAGCGCAAGTACCTGTTCCGCCTGCTCGACGAGCGCGGCGTGAACGCCGAGGAGGGGGACGCGTGGCTCTGCCGGACGTGCGGCGTGGCGGCGGTCACGGACATCAGCCGCAAGCAGGCCAGCGAGGTCATCGACCAGCTGGTGGGCGCTGCGGCGGGTACGCCCGCCGGAGAGGAGCGGCCGTCATGACGAATCTGTACGACGCGCACTCGCAGTGGCTCACCCGGCCCGCGGACGAACGGTTCCCTGACCTCACCGCGCTCCACGCGTTCACCCAGCGGCGGCGCGAGGAGTCGAGCGAGGACGCGCGCCACTTTGCCCACGTCCACCTCGCGGTCACGCCGGAGGGCGCTGTTGCGGTCAACGGCGAGACCCCACCCGCGTACCTCACCCACTGGGCGTTCAGTCAACTCGCTACGGCGGTCGGCGCGCCCGCGCGCTACCTCCGTTCGCTGCCGCCGCAGACCGTGTGCGACTGCCTCACGCACGGTCTCGCGCGCTCCCCGGAGCGGTGCAAGCTGCTCTTCCGCGTTCGGCCGTACCCGAACGGTTCCGGCGAGCAGGTTCAGATCGCCGCGTTCACGGGCCCCACCTACGGGCGGATTTGGGACGCGGACGTCACGGCGTCGCTCATCGAGGCCGTCGAGGGCACCGGCTGGCACGTGCCGCCCGCGCACCCCATCCACGGGAGCGCGAGCGCCGGGCTCTACGCCTCAGACCGCGACGTGTTCGCGTTCCTCGTACACGACGCGAACCCCGTCGAGATCGGCGACGCCAAACTCAGTCGGGGATTCTTCCTCTGGAACTCCGAGACGGGCGCGGCGACGTTCGGCCTCACGACGTTTCTGTTCAACACCGTCTGCGGAAACCACATCGTCTGGGGCGCGGAGCACGTCAACGACATCCGCATCGTGCACCGGCACCGGGCTCCCGACCGCTTCACCCGCGAGGCACTGCCGATGCTCAACCGCTTCGTCGAGAGCCGCACGGTGACAGCAGCTGTCACCGAAACGGTTTCCCGGGCGATGGCGACGAAAGTCGGCGGCGCGTGCGGGGAGGTGCTGCAGTGGTTCGCCGGAAAGGCGTTCACCAAGCACGAGGTGATCGCCGGGTACCAGGCAGGCCTGAACGCCGGTGACGACGTTGCCACGCTGTGGGGGATGATCCAAGGCCTGACGGCGGCGGCCCGCACTCTTCCGTTCGCGGACGCACGGGTTGACCTGGAGCGGCGGGCCGGGGCGCTGTTGAACTAATCTGCTAAGCGAATCCTCATTACCAAAACAAACCTAGAGAGAATACTGGAACCTGGCTCAATATCGAGGGACTGGAACATTGCTCAGTCCCTCTTTCTTATTAGTCCAGAATCAAGAAAATCCTTTACATTATCGCATAAGTCGCGGTATCATCTACGGATAGAGCGGTGGAGACTCTGCTGATTAAATTCACTTCTGTTGCAGACGAATCCGCCAACGTGCTGAAGGGCCATTTGACTTCCAACTGTTGATATGGTGCGGACCAACGAAGCCACAGACACCGACCTCAAGGTCATCGAGGACCTAACCGCGCTCGGCTGGAAGCGCAAGGATACCCTGCTATACCAACAGGAATACATTTTGACTCCGGAACAGCAGAAGGTGTTCGAGGGCCGTAAGAGCGTCAAGCCGGACATCACGCTCACAGACCTGAACGGGAACATTGTCGCCGTCTTCGAGAACAAATTGGATGACGCCAAGAAGGCGTTGCCGAAGCTTCGGACGCTCTACGCGGCGGTACTCCAGCCGCGTTTTCTCTATGCGTGTACCCCCGAGCGCA
The genomic region above belongs to Candidatus Zixiibacteriota bacterium and contains:
- the ssb gene encoding single-stranded DNA-binding protein, whose amino-acid sequence is MDLCKVTLLGVVGADPRTSEGDGGPTAVLRLAINRAERDRKTGALLKTTDWHAVVTVGKLAEVVGKYVRKGARLYVEGTLRATKEKGVDVLAHNLIMLGSARKAK
- a CDS encoding SRPBCC family protein, whose amino-acid sequence is MNAERTKNVAADTSDREITATRILDAPRDLVFQMWTDSKHLAKWWGPNGFTTTTHEMDVRPGGVWRFIMHGPDGIDYPNKIIYLEVARPERLVYKHSGDEGTEPVNFHVTVTFASVGQKTRLTVRSLFATAAERDEVIRRYGADKGLEQTLDRLAEHLVKM
- a CDS encoding SRPBCC family protein; its protein translation is MKATSNELVITRIFEAPRELVWKAWTEPKQFMRWWGPQGFTNTFHEFDLRPGGYWRFIMHGPDGSSYENESVFVEVSRPERIVFRHISAPHFLMTITLDNQAGKTKITWHMLFESVTERNNIAKYALDANEQNLDRLEAHLAAMTVQHE
- a CDS encoding DUF87 domain-containing protein — protein: MNAAPLTILGQTNYRNVRRRFGLKPADRRRPVYIVGKTGMGKSTLLLNCIVQDLVGGNGVAVFDPHGDLVEQALDHIPARRVNETVYVNPADLDYPIAFNVLHSADPRQRSLQASGLVQVFKKIWADTWGPRLEYVLRNAILALLEAPGSTLLGLPRLLTDGVYRARIVAAVHDPVVRRFWQVEFEQYPKVFRTETISPIQNKVGQFLTTPLTRNILGQTQTRIDFDAILNDGQILLLNLAKGKIGEDTSALLGSLFLTQLYLAALRRAHAPEATRRDFYAYIDELQSFTTEDFPTMLSEARKYRLNFAGVANQFIAQLPLRFASAILGNAGTLVAFATGAEDAAILSREFAPTFGAVDLQSLPQFATYVRLSIDGRTSEPFSAETLPPRPAPTPAHRAAIIAQSRMRYCRPKHSIEEKIQQWLAPT
- a CDS encoding DUF932 domain-containing protein; the encoded protein is MTNLYDAHSQWLTRPADERFPDLTALHAFTQRRREESSEDARHFAHVHLAVTPEGAVAVNGETPPAYLTHWAFSQLATAVGAPARYLRSLPPQTVCDCLTHGLARSPERCKLLFRVRPYPNGSGEQVQIAAFTGPTYGRIWDADVTASLIEAVEGTGWHVPPAHPIHGSASAGLYASDRDVFAFLVHDANPVEIGDAKLSRGFFLWNSETGAATFGLTTFLFNTVCGNHIVWGAEHVNDIRIVHRHRAPDRFTREALPMLNRFVESRTVTAAVTETVSRAMATKVGGACGEVLQWFAGKAFTKHEVIAGYQAGLNAGDDVATLWGMIQGLTAAARTLPFADARVDLERRAGALLN
- a CDS encoding DoxX family protein — protein: MEWLETYTDHAYAVLRIMAGFMFSFHGAQKILGVLSDYRPEMWSQGWFGGIIELVGGLLIMVGFQTRLAAFICSGTMAVAYFQFHWKLQFGSAFFPIVNKGEMAVLYCFTFLLIACRGAVKWGIDRTR